The DNA sequence ATCGCCACTGCCCTTAACATCCAAGAAATTATTGTCAGAAAGAAGTTACTTAAAGGATAAAAATTGCTGTCCACGATACGATCTCTTGGGTaatctgtattaaaaaaaaaacggattggTGTTGTTTTACCGTTTCCTATGTTAGAAACGGGCAAGATAAACCACCCACATTAAAGATCGCAAAGAAAACCGGCAAGAAGACTATGTGTAGAAAATGAGGGGCCCTGAAAAGGGCCGTTATACGAAGGCAAACGCCATCAGCGAAGGCGCTTACTTGGAAGCCTTCTGGGTCTTCTTGGGGAGAAGAACAGCCTGGATGTTGGGAAGAACACCACCTTGGGCGATGGTCACTCCAGACAAAAGTTTGTTCAACTCCTCGTCGTTACGGATGGCCAACTGCAAATGACGGGGAATAATTCTCGATTTCTTGTTGTCTCTGGCAGCATTTCCTGCCAATTCCAACACTTCGGCAGCCAAATATTCCATAACAGCAGCCAAGTAGACTGGAGCTCCGGCACCAACACGTTGGGCATAGTTTCCCTTACGGAGAAGACGGTGGATACGACCGACAGGGAACTGAAGTCCAGCACGGGATGAACGGGTCTTGCTCTTTCCCTTCACTTTTCCTCCTTTACCACGTCCAGACATTTTCAAAGTTCGATACTAGTTTGTAACAAAACAGggaagtgaatttttttttcagcctTTCGCCTTTAAATACTGCTTAATCGGCTCCAGCAGTCGAGAAGCAGGTGAAAAATAAGCGGGCTTTTGTCACGTGACATAGTTGTCAAATTCAACCAATGAAAATGAACGGCGCCGATTTGCAAAAACTGTTCATCTGCTGAGCCTACTTGACAGCTATAAATAGGGTAGCTGCGAAGTTACCAGCACTAGTGAcatcatgccaccagcaccagctACCGCTTCGAAAGGAGCCAAGAAGGCTTCCAAGGCCAAATCTTCGCGTCCCGCAGGAGACAAGAAGcgcaagaagaagaggaaggaaagttATTCCATCTACATCTACAAAGTAATGAAACAAGTCCACCCCGACACTGGTATTTCCAGCAAAGCTATGTCCATCATGAACAGTTTCGTCAACgatttgttcgaaagaatagcttCTGAATCCAGCCGTTTGGCCCACTACAACAAACGTTCAACCATCAGTAGCCGTGAGGTGCAGACTGCTGTCCGTCTGCTTCTCCCTGGGGAGTTGGCTAAGCACGCCGTCTCTGAAGGTACCAAGGCTGTTACCAAATACACCAGCAGCAAGTAAATCTTGGTCTCTCGAGAAAACGGTCCTTTTAAGGGCCACCTATATTTTCGTGATTGTAAACTATCGATTGTCTATTGATCTGCGATTTTAGTCCGTTACTCACCGCATAGATGTTGCGCGAAGACGATtccactttttttcctttctagtcTGCACCGTGCATCTTGCCTTCTACACTAGCAACCGGCGAGCGAACTTGTCACCACCGTTACCGTATTTTCCCGTGTAGCAGccactattttattttaatctaataaagaGTTATTGTCGAAATATTTGTAGTAAAATACAATGACAATACGGTACTGTTTGAGAAGGGCGGTCCCTACGCTTGTACGCGTATGCAAATTAATAGATGGGTTTCTTTACACAAAGTAAATGGTTttacaaagtaattatttttgaaaagcaATGTATAACACCTGTTTTTAGCACCCCCCCGACTGAATTTGTATGAACATTTGTTATAGGATCGACAATTTTTGGAATGGGTTTATCTTGCAATTTGCTCCTAATCTATTTACGTTGTTTGGAAAGAACAATTTAGTTAACTTGATTTACTAATAAATCAAGTCCTTTTCAGGGGCTAATGCCGTCACACCttgaaaatgcattttttaagaaaattatgTCAGATGAAAGTGCACCCGTTAACGGGAGCAAAAAGAGGCAGCCTACTGGGTGCGCAAACGAACCTAGGGAGTGGGTACCCTCgcaaaattcacaagatccgattatTCCCTTGCAaatttcgtctctagtagacctttccgtaaattttttttttttttttacatatgggcttgcgggaactttcgaagcaatatacatacatatacacatacaccgagtaaaagatttcagttatctctttctttcacacattactctgtctcttcacacactaacagaagcacttcacttacacaacatactgtctcccacaccccatcaaacacacacacacatgtacatcaatgcttcatatgcacggtaacttcaaaagaacttcactcgtcataaaatcgctttctcttagtctctttcgctctcattgcttcaaaagttcccgcgagcccatatgtaaaaaagaaaattttttacggaaatcgacagaaaggtctactagagacaaAAGATTGCCAACAGCTATTTCCGTTTGACGTAATTTTTCAACGCATAACGAAAGAATACCGAGGTGGTCGTGGGATGTGCTTGTAATAGCTAAGGTCTCCCT is a window from the Octopus sinensis unplaced genomic scaffold, ASM634580v1 Contig17298, whole genome shotgun sequence genome containing:
- the LOC115231062 gene encoding histone H2A-like, whose product is MSGRGKGGKVKGKSKTRSSRAGLQFPVGRIHRLLRKGNYAQRVGAGAPVYLAAVMEYLAAEVLELAGNAARDNKKSRIIPRHLQLAIRNDEELNKLLSGVTIAQGGVLPNIQAVLLPKKTQKASK
- the LOC115231064 gene encoding histone H2B, gonadal-like produces the protein MPPAPATASKGAKKASKAKSSRPAGDKKRKKKRKESYSIYIYKVMKQVHPDTGISSKAMSIMNSFVNDLFERIASESSRLAHYNKRSTISSREVQTAVRLLLPGELAKHAVSEGTKAVTKYTSSK